Proteins from a genomic interval of Nitrospirota bacterium:
- a CDS encoding oligosaccharide flippase family protein: protein MSLKSLADKILSSQLRINIVTGMVTNIAAVAVTAISYPLYLHFLGYEKYGVWLILSTIMNIAQLSNLGLAPAVVKLVAEEYGRRNTHGIQSTLSSATAILIISGCMAFIMLILFRIQIINLFKLTDENARIALSLLPYMGLLTIYVFIVQVSSATLSGLGRMDLATYSDAGGRILISVLSLMLLYLGLDIRSMLIASALSYAIIHGVNVYLIHQLGDYSFYQTKNYNLQYVTKLLKIGSGMFGSSLINILVSPFNKIMISRFIGVSSVPIYEITYNSCMYIRSLVESGIKAISPEVSRVSAVISPDAIKRIQQLNKLSLKTILIIAAPLWIILMVFAAPILSTWLQNKYVGILPVVFRAMLIGVFMNLLAVPAFYILLGMGKTHQIFISYVVQSFANVMFVMSLIMINRLNIVNMAYAVMVSMAVASFYLVWQKRLLEKKLTDDMPPLSLLIKNQL, encoded by the coding sequence ATGTCACTCAAATCACTAGCCGATAAAATATTGTCATCGCAATTGCGTATAAATATCGTTACCGGCATGGTGACAAACATAGCTGCTGTGGCGGTGACAGCCATTAGTTATCCACTCTATTTGCACTTTCTCGGATATGAAAAATACGGCGTCTGGCTCATATTATCTACGATAATGAATATTGCGCAATTGAGCAATCTGGGATTGGCGCCGGCTGTCGTAAAATTAGTTGCCGAAGAATATGGTCGCCGAAATACGCACGGCATTCAAAGCACGTTATCATCGGCAACAGCGATTCTGATTATCAGCGGCTGCATGGCTTTCATTATGCTCATCCTCTTCAGGATTCAGATTATTAATCTATTCAAACTGACAGATGAGAACGCGAGGATTGCTTTATCATTGCTGCCCTATATGGGCCTGCTTACCATATATGTTTTTATTGTCCAAGTATCATCCGCAACGCTGTCAGGCCTGGGGCGCATGGACCTCGCCACCTACAGTGATGCAGGCGGCCGTATTCTGATATCAGTTTTGTCCTTAATGCTGTTGTACCTCGGGTTGGATATAAGGAGTATGTTAATAGCGAGCGCGCTGTCATATGCGATTATTCACGGTGTCAATGTATATCTGATACACCAATTGGGCGATTATTCTTTTTATCAAACAAAGAACTATAATTTACAATATGTGACTAAACTGCTGAAAATCGGCAGCGGCATGTTCGGCAGCTCTCTCATAAACATATTGGTCAGTCCATTCAATAAGATAATGATTTCCCGATTTATTGGAGTCTCGTCGGTTCCCATTTATGAAATAACGTATAACAGCTGTATGTATATCAGAAGTTTAGTAGAGTCCGGCATCAAGGCCATTTCTCCCGAAGTGAGCCGTGTAAGCGCCGTAATATCCCCCGATGCGATCAAGAGAATTCAGCAACTCAATAAACTATCCCTCAAAACAATATTGATCATTGCGGCACCTCTCTGGATCATATTGATGGTGTTTGCAGCGCCGATATTGTCGACGTGGTTGCAGAATAAATATGTGGGAATACTGCCCGTCGTATTTCGCGCCATGCTCATCGGGGTTTTCATGAATCTGCTGGCCGTACCTGCATTTTATATCCTTCTCGGAATGGGGAAAACCCATCAGATATTTATCAGTTATGTCGTGCAGTCCTTTGCAAATGTGATGTTTGTGATGAGTTTAATTATGATCAACAGACTGAACATCGTCAACATGGCGTATGCGGTCATGGTCAGCATGGCAGTGGCTAGTTTCTATTTAGTGTGGCAGAAGAGACTGCTTGAGAAAAAATTGACGGACGATATGCCGCCGTTAAGTCTACTGATAAAGAATCAGTTATAA
- the gmd gene encoding GDP-mannose 4,6-dehydratase — translation MKKALITGITGQDGAYLAEFLLEKGYVVHGIKRRASLLNTDRIDHLYQDPHERKLNFVLHYGDLTDSTNLIRIIQEVQPDEIYNLAAQSHVKVSFETPEYTANSDALGTLRILEAIRILRLEKRTRFYQASTSELFGKVQEVPQKETTPFYPRSPYAAAKLYAYWITINYREAYDFFACNGILFNHESPLRGETFVTRKITRAVARKKLGLQDKVFLGSLDSRRDWGHAKDYVEAQWLMLQQDSPDDYVIATGEQHSVREFVEAAFHEIGTRVSWQGKGTGEKGYDDNTGEVLIEVDPRYFRPTEVETLLGDPSRAKEKLGWKPRVGFAELVSEMVREDIRQAERDLLCRNGGFKILSYHE, via the coding sequence ATGAAAAAAGCGCTCATTACCGGCATCACAGGCCAGGACGGAGCATATCTAGCGGAATTCCTGCTTGAGAAGGGCTATGTCGTACATGGAATTAAACGAAGAGCGTCACTCCTGAATACCGACAGGATCGACCATTTATACCAGGATCCCCATGAGAGAAAATTGAATTTCGTTCTGCATTACGGCGATCTTACTGATTCAACCAATCTCATCCGGATCATCCAGGAAGTGCAGCCCGATGAGATTTACAACCTCGCGGCGCAAAGCCATGTAAAAGTTTCTTTTGAAACACCGGAGTACACGGCGAACTCGGATGCCCTGGGGACTTTGAGGATTCTTGAAGCGATCAGGATATTACGCCTGGAGAAAAGAACGCGATTTTATCAGGCATCGACGTCGGAGCTGTTCGGAAAGGTACAGGAGGTCCCACAAAAGGAAACGACGCCCTTTTATCCCAGGAGCCCGTATGCTGCTGCAAAACTCTACGCATACTGGATAACGATAAATTACCGCGAGGCCTATGATTTCTTTGCCTGTAACGGCATTCTTTTCAACCATGAGTCCCCCCTGCGCGGCGAGACGTTCGTGACAAGAAAGATCACCAGGGCTGTGGCGAGAAAAAAGCTCGGACTTCAGGATAAGGTCTTCCTGGGGAGCCTGGATTCCCGCCGTGACTGGGGCCATGCCAAGGATTATGTGGAAGCGCAGTGGCTCATGCTTCAGCAGGACAGCCCTGACGATTATGTGATAGCCACGGGAGAACAGCATTCGGTCAGGGAGTTCGTCGAAGCGGCCTTTCATGAGATCGGGACCCGGGTCAGCTGGCAAGGGAAGGGTACCGGCGAAAAAGGGTACGACGATAACACAGGAGAAGTCCTGATAGAGGTCGATCCGCGATACTTTCGGCCGACGGAAGTGGAGACCCTGCTGGGCGACCCTTCAAGAGCAAAGGAAAAGCTGGGATGGAAACCCAGGGTCGGCTTTGCCGAACTCGTCTCAGAGATGGTGAGAGAGGACATCAGACAAGCGGAAAGGGACCTCTTATGCAGGAACGGAGGCTTCAAAATTCTCAGCTACCATGAATAG
- a CDS encoding nucleotide sugar dehydrogenase produces MSLVEKINRKEARVGIIGLGYVGLPLVIEFCRAGFPVTGFDVDPEKTAMLSRGESYIKHIASGRIRPFAHLLVATTNFSKLADMDCIIICVPTPLNRNREPDMSYVFNTTKTIAKYLRKGQLVALESTTYPGTTDEDMKAILEDTGLSAGVDFYLAFSPEREDPNNKDFSTSTIPKVVGGYSPACLEAAKALYDSIVTTVPVSSTKVAEATKLLENIYRAVNIALVNELKMLLDRMGINVWEVIDAAKTKPFGFHAFYPGPGLGGHCIPIDPFYLTWKAREFGFHTRFIELAGEINTGMPDYVVSKVMMALNQASKPVRGARILILGLAYKANVDDDRESPAYRLMEKLEEVGAIVDFNDPYIPEIRKTREYARYAGKRSSPITDAYDLLLVATAHDEYRNIDFASLDIPVVDTRNIVHGNGRITYRA; encoded by the coding sequence ATGAGTCTTGTCGAAAAAATTAATCGCAAGGAAGCCCGTGTCGGTATCATCGGCCTCGGTTATGTGGGGCTTCCTCTGGTCATCGAATTCTGCAGGGCGGGCTTCCCCGTGACGGGATTTGATGTTGATCCGGAAAAGACAGCCATGCTCAGCCGGGGGGAAAGCTATATCAAGCATATTGCGAGCGGGCGAATCAGGCCGTTTGCGCACCTGCTGGTCGCAACGACCAATTTTTCGAAGCTTGCGGACATGGACTGCATTATTATCTGCGTCCCGACGCCTCTTAACCGGAATCGGGAGCCGGACATGTCCTACGTTTTTAATACGACAAAGACCATTGCGAAGTACCTGCGTAAAGGCCAGCTTGTAGCGCTTGAGTCGACCACGTATCCAGGTACGACGGATGAGGACATGAAGGCGATTCTTGAGGATACCGGGCTGTCGGCAGGTGTTGATTTTTATCTCGCCTTCTCTCCTGAACGGGAGGACCCGAACAACAAGGATTTCTCTACGAGCACCATACCAAAGGTAGTTGGCGGATATTCTCCGGCATGTCTCGAAGCAGCCAAGGCACTCTATGATTCGATAGTCACGACCGTACCGGTGTCTTCCACAAAAGTAGCCGAAGCCACCAAGCTTCTCGAGAATATCTACCGGGCGGTCAATATCGCTCTGGTCAATGAACTTAAAATGCTTCTCGACAGGATGGGAATAAACGTTTGGGAAGTCATTGATGCGGCCAAGACAAAACCATTCGGTTTCCATGCCTTCTATCCCGGACCGGGATTGGGAGGCCACTGCATCCCCATCGACCCTTTCTACCTGACCTGGAAGGCGCGTGAATTCGGGTTCCACACCCGCTTTATCGAATTGGCAGGCGAAATCAATACGGGAATGCCCGACTACGTCGTCAGCAAGGTGATGATGGCCCTGAACCAGGCGAGCAAGCCGGTGAGGGGGGCCCGCATCCTTATACTCGGTTTGGCTTACAAGGCCAATGTGGACGATGACCGGGAATCACCGGCGTATCGACTTATGGAAAAACTGGAAGAGGTGGGTGCCATTGTCGATTTCAACGACCCCTACATACCGGAGATACGCAAAACCCGTGAATATGCGCGATATGCCGGGAAACGTTCGTCGCCAATAACCGATGCGTATGACCTGTTGCTGGTGGCTACAGCCCATGATGAGTACAGGAACATCGATTTCGCGTCCCTTGACATTCCGGTCGTGGATACGCGGAACATCGTGCATGGCAATGGTCGGATAACATACCGCGCTTAG
- the galE gene encoding UDP-glucose 4-epimerase GalE, with protein MKIFITGGAGYIGSHVVKMLGEQGHELLVFDNLSTGHERAVLYGNLVKGDLADTLLLQHTMQAFRADAVIHFAASIEVEESVRRPMKYYRNNVVNTQNLVEAMQFAAVENLLYSSSAAVYGIPSSVPVDETAELKPINPYGATKEITERILHDLAAAEDFHYIALRYFNVAGADPAGRLGQAYAKPTHLITRALKCAKGEAAKLSIYGTDYPTPDGTCIRDYIHIDDIASAHVMALEYLMETGRSDVMNCGYGRGFSVREVLSMVRKVTGVDLPVEQTGRRAGDPPALIADSMRLKERTGWTPRHDDLEFIIRTAWEWETGFERRLLAGRPAIHHLNE; from the coding sequence ATGAAGATATTTATAACAGGCGGCGCGGGCTATATCGGCAGTCATGTGGTCAAGATGCTGGGAGAGCAGGGCCATGAATTGCTTGTGTTCGACAATCTGTCCACCGGGCATGAGAGGGCGGTCCTGTACGGGAACCTTGTCAAAGGCGACCTTGCGGACACACTGCTGCTGCAGCACACCATGCAGGCGTTCAGGGCGGACGCGGTCATCCATTTTGCCGCGTCCATCGAGGTGGAGGAGTCCGTCCGGCGGCCGATGAAATACTACCGGAACAATGTCGTCAACACCCAGAACCTGGTGGAGGCCATGCAGTTTGCCGCCGTGGAGAACCTGCTCTATTCCTCGAGCGCCGCCGTGTACGGGATCCCGTCCTCTGTGCCGGTCGACGAGACCGCCGAGCTGAAGCCGATCAACCCCTACGGCGCGACCAAGGAGATTACTGAGCGCATTCTGCACGACCTCGCCGCTGCCGAGGATTTTCATTACATTGCACTGCGGTATTTCAATGTCGCCGGTGCTGATCCGGCCGGCCGGCTCGGACAGGCCTATGCCAAACCGACCCATCTGATCACCCGGGCGCTGAAGTGCGCAAAGGGCGAAGCAGCAAAGCTTTCCATCTATGGCACCGATTATCCGACCCCCGACGGGACCTGTATCCGGGATTATATCCATATCGACGATATCGCCAGCGCCCATGTCATGGCCCTCGAGTACCTGATGGAGACCGGGAGGTCCGATGTCATGAACTGCGGGTATGGACGCGGGTTCTCCGTCAGGGAGGTCCTGTCCATGGTTAGAAAGGTCACCGGAGTGGATCTCCCTGTTGAGCAAACCGGTCGACGAGCCGGCGATCCGCCCGCCCTCATCGCGGACAGCATGCGCTTGAAGGAACGGACCGGATGGACGCCGCGGCATGATGATCTGGAGTTCATCATACGGACGGCATGGGAATGGGAGACGGGCTTTGAACGGAGGCTCCTGGCCGGGCGTCCTGCGATCCATCATCTGAACGAATAG
- a CDS encoding UpxY family transcription antiterminator produces MTQTNWYAVYVKSRHEFVVADELRKKGIDLFLPSATKLNQWKDRKKQVVVPLFPGYLFVSIAPEPEEFVNVIKTRGTVTFISLVPGHPTPVASEEIESLKMLLVSGERVDIYPHLQEGTPVRVTKGVFRGAQGMLKQKNHGQHIFLVNVELLGRSVAVKMCAEDVEAA; encoded by the coding sequence ATGACACAGACGAACTGGTACGCAGTATACGTGAAATCGAGGCATGAATTCGTTGTTGCCGACGAGCTCCGGAAGAAGGGGATAGACTTGTTTCTCCCCTCCGCAACAAAACTGAATCAATGGAAAGACCGGAAGAAACAGGTGGTAGTCCCCCTGTTCCCCGGCTATCTTTTTGTCTCCATCGCCCCGGAACCCGAGGAATTCGTGAACGTGATCAAAACGCGGGGTACGGTGACCTTTATCTCGCTGGTCCCCGGGCACCCCACGCCGGTGGCCTCTGAAGAGATCGAATCCCTGAAGATGCTTCTCGTAAGCGGGGAACGGGTTGACATCTATCCTCATCTGCAGGAAGGGACGCCGGTGCGCGTAACAAAAGGTGTGTTCCGGGGCGCCCAGGGAATGCTAAAGCAGAAGAATCACGGTCAGCATATATTTCTCGTGAACGTGGAACTGCTCGGGAGAAGCGTGGCCGTCAAGATGTGCGCGGAGGATGTCGAGGCCGCGTAA
- a CDS encoding peptidylprolyl isomerase: protein MTRVSSFQTAALFAACIAVASPAWSESKKPEPAGDRVATVNGVPIRRGEFDGEVFQIQKTLLGMGRPLTGSQVASIRAEVLESMIRREALYQDSRRAGIRPDEKAVAGELAALKKQFLNEAEYKNELGRRNLSEEELQSQLERNSSLQQYVERQFGSKVTVTDAETLGYYESHLDLFKQPLQVRVSHILIQVDPKWDDPKKQEARQKAEQVLKDLKKGRDFAALAREQSDGPTRTQGGDLGYIRRGQLDAELEKAVFKMKAGETSDIVETSYGFHVFKVFDRKAETILSYDVVKEQIRQHLAQEKARQDADRYAKSLREKASVEILLRDEVSTAKNP from the coding sequence ATGACCAGGGTTTCCAGTTTTCAGACAGCAGCGCTGTTCGCCGCGTGCATCGCCGTGGCCTCGCCGGCCTGGAGCGAATCAAAAAAGCCTGAACCGGCCGGTGACCGCGTTGCGACGGTGAACGGCGTTCCCATCAGGCGGGGTGAATTCGACGGGGAAGTCTTCCAGATCCAAAAGACCCTTCTGGGCATGGGGAGACCGCTCACCGGCAGCCAGGTCGCCTCCATCCGGGCGGAGGTGCTGGAAAGTATGATCAGGCGCGAGGCGCTCTATCAGGACAGCCGTAGGGCCGGCATCAGGCCTGATGAAAAAGCGGTTGCCGGGGAGCTCGCCGCGCTCAAGAAGCAGTTCCTGAACGAGGCCGAGTATAAGAATGAGCTCGGCAGGAGGAACCTGTCCGAAGAAGAGCTGCAGTCGCAACTGGAGCGGAACAGCTCATTGCAGCAGTATGTGGAGCGGCAATTCGGCTCGAAGGTCACTGTGACCGACGCCGAGACGCTCGGCTATTATGAAAGCCACTTGGACCTGTTCAAACAGCCGCTGCAGGTACGGGTCAGCCACATCCTGATCCAGGTCGATCCGAAATGGGACGATCCCAAAAAACAGGAAGCCCGGCAGAAGGCCGAACAGGTGCTGAAGGACCTGAAAAAAGGACGCGACTTCGCGGCCCTGGCGCGGGAGCAGTCGGACGGTCCGACCAGGACGCAAGGCGGCGACCTGGGATATATCAGGAGGGGCCAGTTGGATGCAGAACTCGAGAAGGCCGTCTTCAAGATGAAAGCCGGGGAAACGAGCGATATCGTGGAGACCAGCTACGGGTTCCATGTGTTCAAGGTGTTCGACCGGAAGGCGGAAACCATCCTGTCCTATGATGTTGTCAAGGAACAAATCCGTCAGCACCTGGCCCAGGAAAAAGCGCGGCAGGATGCAGACCGATATGCAAAGAGCCTGCGCGAGAAGGCATCAGTGGAGATCCTGCTTCGCGACGAGGTGAGCACCGCAAAGAACCCCTGA
- a CDS encoding putative porin — protein MSKKNEQASVSLTGRGRYINCGTAALLMAIVAGCASVSKPVIIRHESTPSMSDVATSRQSAKEPADQMRQGSASQPTEASPGQHAAKSSEGTGTPAAQGAVGAPAQSVLSIEGTGTPVDQVAAAAPEQSALSSEGTGTNAAESALAAQEVHDRELIAAITARVTEEVHQKVEDEVRSEVMNEMYREIWKVNSAMKEKDQRLRFGGDIRLRYEKDLFDKNNSQQVYQVSQGVVSQQLVNTWADQDLYKYRVRFGAEARVNDQVEAVLRLATGTTTNPVSTNTSMNDYMNKDSILVDLAYIRWQPGKSLTLYGGRMPNPFFSASELVWDADLNFEGLAISAKAPRPESWTPFLTVGAFPLQQSDPMSTSDFSEHSKWLYAGQVGMESRDQKGISTKIGAAYYDFNNITGVPNEDPTHPGATDWSVYPLAQRPGFMNTLFAIDPSNSSKVGLASKFKEIDLTGTLDLGFWDPVHIVFLGDYVRNIGFVRNDVLQLTQVPNTVKDIVGYQIGVSVGYPTIQDRKQWKVYVYAKRLGNDAVLDGFTDSDFHLGGTNAKGWILGADVGLAKNYWLTARWLTADEINEPSDSPGKLSIDVLQVDVNARF, from the coding sequence ATGAGCAAGAAAAACGAGCAGGCATCGGTATCCTTGACAGGTAGAGGAAGATACATCAATTGCGGCACAGCGGCTCTCCTGATGGCAATTGTCGCCGGTTGCGCTTCGGTTTCCAAGCCGGTAATCATCAGGCATGAGAGCACGCCGTCGATGAGCGACGTTGCCACCAGCAGGCAATCCGCCAAGGAGCCGGCTGATCAGATGAGGCAGGGGAGCGCGAGCCAACCCACTGAAGCATCTCCCGGTCAGCATGCGGCTAAGAGCAGCGAAGGCACGGGGACTCCTGCCGCTCAGGGAGCTGTTGGGGCTCCCGCGCAGTCGGTGCTGAGTATAGAAGGGACAGGTACTCCCGTCGATCAAGTCGCTGCTGCGGCTCCAGAGCAGTCGGCGTTAAGCAGCGAAGGGACAGGGACCAACGCCGCCGAGTCTGCACTCGCTGCTCAGGAGGTGCATGACCGAGAACTGATCGCGGCGATTACGGCCCGAGTGACCGAAGAGGTCCACCAGAAAGTCGAGGACGAGGTCAGAAGCGAAGTCATGAACGAGATGTACCGCGAAATTTGGAAAGTGAACTCGGCCATGAAGGAGAAGGACCAGAGGCTCCGCTTCGGCGGCGACATCCGGCTGCGGTATGAAAAAGACCTTTTTGATAAGAATAACTCTCAGCAAGTTTATCAAGTCTCGCAAGGTGTCGTAAGCCAGCAACTTGTGAACACCTGGGCGGATCAGGACCTCTACAAGTACAGGGTTCGCTTCGGAGCAGAGGCAAGGGTGAATGATCAGGTGGAAGCGGTCCTTCGCCTTGCCACGGGGACCACAACGAATCCCGTGTCGACAAATACGAGTATGAATGATTATATGAACAAGGACAGTATCCTGGTTGACCTTGCCTATATTCGGTGGCAACCTGGGAAGTCCCTCACCCTGTACGGGGGCCGCATGCCTAATCCCTTTTTTTCGGCCTCCGAGCTGGTCTGGGATGCAGATCTGAACTTTGAGGGTCTGGCCATCAGCGCGAAGGCTCCCCGTCCTGAATCATGGACCCCCTTTCTGACCGTTGGGGCATTCCCCCTGCAACAGTCTGACCCAATGAGCACTTCTGACTTTTCAGAACACAGCAAGTGGCTCTATGCAGGACAGGTTGGAATGGAAAGCAGAGACCAGAAAGGCATCTCTACCAAGATCGGCGCCGCCTACTATGACTTCAACAATATTACCGGCGTACCCAACGAGGATCCCACTCATCCCGGCGCCACCGACTGGTCGGTTTATCCTTTAGCGCAGCGGCCGGGATTCATGAACACCTTGTTTGCCATCGACCCTTCCAACAGTTCCAAGGTGGGCCTTGCTTCGAAGTTCAAGGAGATTGACCTTACAGGGACTCTTGATCTCGGATTCTGGGATCCCGTTCATATCGTGTTCCTCGGTGACTATGTGAGGAACATCGGTTTTGTCAGAAACGATGTCCTGCAACTGACACAAGTCCCCAACACGGTCAAAGACATCGTGGGGTATCAGATAGGGGTCTCCGTCGGCTATCCTACCATCCAGGATCGGAAACAGTGGAAGGTGTATGTCTATGCGAAGCGCCTTGGGAATGACGCCGTGCTGGACGGATTCACGGATTCCGATTTTCACCTGGGAGGTACCAATGCCAAGGGATGGATCCTTGGTGCCGATGTGGGTCTGGCGAAGAATTACTGGCTTACGGCTCGGTGGCTAACGGCGGATGAAATCAACGAACCATCGGACAGTCCTGGAAAGCTGTCAATTGACGTGCTGCAGGTGGATGTCAACGCACGATTCTGA
- a CDS encoding TonB family protein — protein sequence MMQEDKHQEDKKTIPWVLIAVMIALAAGGAYIVKTVLSQDEPRRKNTTATVTLLKPPPLMIKEKPPEPETVKEVPKQEEIIDPVQSNEPKGADNDSTPAGDNLGVDAEGGAGSDNFGLVGKKGGRSILAGGSGFGKGSLLTKFSGYTQIVTTELRKKVMKRLDDEGGIPKGKLQAVVRVSVDFDGKVTDYRIIGSSGNTRMDEAVMNSLRTLRISEPPPEGMPRTMDIRIVSQG from the coding sequence ATGATGCAGGAGGATAAGCACCAGGAAGATAAAAAAACGATCCCCTGGGTCCTTATCGCCGTGATGATCGCTCTTGCCGCCGGCGGCGCGTATATCGTCAAGACGGTCCTGTCCCAGGATGAACCGCGCAGGAAGAACACAACGGCAACCGTCACCCTGCTCAAGCCGCCGCCTTTGATGATAAAGGAAAAACCGCCCGAACCCGAAACGGTCAAGGAGGTCCCGAAGCAGGAAGAGATCATCGATCCGGTCCAGAGCAACGAGCCCAAAGGCGCTGACAATGACAGCACGCCTGCCGGAGACAACCTCGGTGTCGATGCCGAGGGCGGAGCGGGAAGCGACAACTTCGGCCTGGTCGGGAAAAAGGGGGGCAGGAGCATTCTGGCCGGGGGATCGGGATTCGGAAAAGGCTCTCTTCTGACCAAATTCTCCGGCTATACCCAGATCGTGACGACGGAACTCAGAAAGAAGGTCATGAAGCGTCTTGATGATGAAGGAGGGATCCCCAAGGGCAAACTTCAGGCTGTGGTCAGGGTGAGCGTGGACTTCGACGGCAAGGTCACCGATTACCGGATCATCGGTTCTTCGGGCAACACAAGGATGGATGAAGCGGTCATGAATTCCCTCCGTACTCTCCGGATCAGCGAGCCGCCGCCCGAGGGCATGCCGCGGACGATGGACATCAGGATCGTTTCTCAGGGTTGA
- a CDS encoding biopolymer transporter ExbD: MRHNPYDDHEVYDEINVVPMLDLAWNLLLVFMIVVTASVQGISVNLPKASASASKVKSTAKAITITGEGTIYLDSFPVTLPELESRLRQYKGADPNFPVVIRGDEKISYKSVIEVLDILQRLEITQLGLVTQRLVK; encoded by the coding sequence ATGAGGCATAACCCCTACGACGACCACGAAGTATACGACGAGATCAACGTGGTCCCCATGCTGGACCTTGCCTGGAACCTCCTGCTGGTGTTCATGATCGTCGTAACGGCGTCCGTACAGGGGATCAGCGTCAACCTTCCCAAGGCGAGCGCGTCTGCGAGCAAGGTGAAATCCACGGCGAAGGCGATCACCATCACCGGGGAAGGGACGATCTATCTCGACAGTTTCCCCGTGACGCTGCCCGAGCTGGAGAGCAGGCTCCGGCAGTACAAGGGCGCGGACCCCAATTTCCCGGTGGTCATCCGGGGCGATGAGAAGATCTCCTACAAGAGCGTCATCGAGGTGCTGGACATCCTGCAGCGCCTCGAGATCACCCAACTCGGCCTGGTGACGCAGAGACTGGTGAAATGA